Proteins from one Spirochaetota bacterium genomic window:
- a CDS encoding carbon-nitrogen hydrolase family protein, whose translation MDFTIVMYQYPLGTFLTHEIVNKLRIIKPHFICFPEYFFVNKKLGNHMQTPHNQSLQLKRMQLLSRQLETVVIGGTMPELNGKMLHNTTFVFYNGDLLGFYRKQNLFFAEEGKITPGNGHVIFRAYGIRFSVLICADVFKDENFIALKELGAQIIFIPTFSLFRNETVEEKFKRDQDIFVRGAKLANAILVKVCGVKSDYKNFLQARSLIASPDGILYRVEPDQEDKAMLIVNTVSI comes from the coding sequence ATGGATTTTACAATCGTAATGTATCAGTATCCCCTGGGAACTTTTCTGACACATGAAATTGTCAACAAACTCCGCATTATAAAACCCCATTTTATATGCTTCCCAGAATATTTTTTTGTAAACAAAAAACTGGGAAATCACATGCAAACACCTCATAACCAGTCATTGCAGTTAAAGCGTATGCAATTATTATCACGTCAGCTTGAGACAGTAGTAATTGGCGGCACTATGCCCGAGCTTAATGGAAAAATGCTGCATAATACAACATTTGTATTCTATAATGGTGACCTGCTTGGGTTTTACCGTAAACAAAACCTTTTCTTTGCTGAAGAAGGAAAGATAACTCCCGGCAATGGCCATGTTATTTTTAGAGCGTATGGCATACGCTTCAGCGTATTGATCTGTGCTGATGTATTTAAGGACGAAAATTTCATAGCTCTGAAAGAATTGGGTGCACAAATAATCTTTATACCCACATTTTCACTTTTTCGTAATGAAACTGTTGAAGAAAAATTTAAACGCGACCAAGATATTTTTGTCCGTGGTGCAAAGCTTGCTAATGCCATACTGGTAAAAGTATGTGGTGTTAAATCCGATTATAAAAACTTTCTGCAAGCGCGCAGCCTCATTGCTTCTCCTGATGGCATTCTCTATAGGGTTGAACCTGACCAAGAAGACAAGGCAATGCTTATAGTAAATACTGTCAGTATATGA
- a CDS encoding type II toxin-antitoxin system Phd/YefM family antitoxin, which produces MKLISKSKLKPNLLKILRDIEKSGDDVIITDRGKPVLKITRYSEHTDDVLRFLKNSIKDYKKPTEPVGIDDWDILP; this is translated from the coding sequence ATGAAGTTAATATCAAAATCAAAATTAAAACCAAATTTACTTAAAATATTGAGAGATATTGAAAAAAGTGGTGACGATGTCATAATAACCGATAGGGGTAAACCTGTTTTAAAAATTACCCGGTATTCAGAACATACTGATGATGTTCTAAGATTTTTAAAAAACTCAATAAAAGATTATAAAAAACCAACAGAACCTGTAGGGATAGATGATTGGGATATTTTACCATGA
- a CDS encoding type II toxin-antitoxin system VapC family toxin produces MILIDTHVCIWWIQESTDIPKDVKTKIKSAQKRNNIFISSISIWEIAMLIKYNRLTLTVPLSEWIKKLESVPYFKFIPVDNAIAEHSVNLPGEFHKDPADRIIVATSRIHNIPLITSDEKILNYPYVKTIWK; encoded by the coding sequence ATGATTTTAATTGACACACATGTATGCATCTGGTGGATACAGGAATCTACTGATATTCCAAAAGATGTAAAAACGAAAATAAAATCCGCACAGAAACGAAATAATATTTTTATATCATCTATAAGCATATGGGAAATAGCTATGCTTATAAAATATAACAGGCTCACACTTACAGTTCCATTATCTGAGTGGATAAAAAAATTGGAAAGCGTTCCCTATTTTAAATTTATTCCCGTAGACAATGCAATAGCTGAACATTCAGTTAATTTACCCGGAGAATTTCACAAAGACCCTGCTGACAGAATAATTGTAGCCACTTCAAGAATACATAATATCCCTTTAATCACCAGCGACGAAAAAATATTAAACTATCCTTATGTAAAAACAATCTGGAAGTAA
- a CDS encoding sodium/solute symporter (Members of the Solute:Sodium Symporter (SSS), TC 2.A.21 as described in tcdb.org, catalyze solute:Na+ symport. Known solutes for members of the family include sugars, amino acids, nucleosides, inositols, vitamins, urea or anions, depending on the system.), which translates to MALIDWVIIVVYSICVVGIGYVVGKRQKNQADYYVASQKASSWLTGASLAANQVSAISLIGVPAFIAMKQNGGLTWLQYELALPLSMIFLILFVIPTFRSYKSFSIYEWLHRRFGLSTRVILAIVFLLSRSLATGVAIVATSYVVSVLIGINLYISIIAISLVSLIYTSIGGILADIYTDVIQFIVLLFSTTIFCIVIIYVINGHVWYIIDYQRLKIINYSSVGITDGNTFTLAPMLCGGLFLYISYYGFDQSQAQRFLSCENINAAQNAAIINIMLRFSIVLLYSFLGFLLLLLLSIDTTLQTILSNKKPDMLVPVFIKHYIPSGLKGVVVSGILAASMSSMDSAINSLSAITYNDVIKMIYPKVDFINDKTKLLISRLLTIVWGIITTLFAVNFAGSSETVVELVNKIGSLLYGPICAVFIVGMISNKKIHQSTVVAGFITGILVNVYIWQFLPSVSWMWWNVTGFFAAIGFPYIFSIFTDSGYVDDSSYNLKIVSSSVWFKVIALGMWFIAIIGLFKIIEMALSR; encoded by the coding sequence ATGGCACTTATTGATTGGGTAATTATTGTAGTATATAGCATTTGTGTTGTTGGAATAGGGTATGTAGTTGGGAAAAGACAAAAAAATCAGGCTGACTATTATGTAGCTTCGCAAAAAGCATCATCGTGGTTGACCGGTGCTTCACTAGCTGCCAATCAGGTGAGTGCTATAAGCCTGATTGGAGTACCAGCCTTTATTGCTATGAAACAAAATGGAGGGCTGACGTGGTTACAATATGAGTTAGCCCTCCCACTATCAATGATATTTCTTATTTTATTTGTAATACCTACATTCAGGTCGTATAAAAGTTTCTCCATTTATGAATGGCTGCATAGACGATTTGGACTATCTACACGTGTTATACTTGCTATAGTTTTTTTACTTAGCCGCTCGCTTGCTACAGGAGTAGCTATTGTTGCAACTTCGTATGTTGTCAGTGTCTTAATTGGAATCAATCTTTATATTTCTATTATTGCTATCTCCCTTGTATCCCTCATTTATACATCCATAGGGGGAATCCTTGCTGATATTTACACTGATGTAATACAATTTATAGTATTACTTTTCAGTACAACCATATTTTGTATTGTAATTATATATGTAATAAATGGGCATGTTTGGTACATAATTGATTATCAGCGATTGAAGATAATTAATTACTCGTCTGTTGGTATTACTGATGGAAATACATTCACACTTGCTCCAATGTTGTGTGGTGGTTTATTTTTATACATTTCATATTATGGATTTGATCAGAGCCAGGCACAGCGTTTTCTTTCGTGTGAAAATATCAATGCTGCACAGAATGCAGCTATAATTAATATCATGCTGCGATTTAGTATTGTATTGTTATATTCCTTTTTAGGGTTTTTATTATTATTACTTTTATCGATTGATACTACACTGCAAACAATACTATCAAACAAGAAACCTGATATGCTAGTGCCTGTATTTATTAAACACTATATCCCATCTGGTTTGAAAGGTGTAGTGGTTTCCGGTATTCTGGCTGCATCAATGTCAAGCATGGATTCTGCAATTAATTCATTAAGTGCTATCACTTATAATGATGTAATAAAGATGATATATCCAAAAGTAGACTTCATAAATGATAAAACAAAATTGTTGATATCACGACTATTAACTATTGTATGGGGAATCATAACCACACTGTTTGCAGTAAACTTTGCAGGGAGTAGTGAAACTGTGGTGGAGCTGGTTAATAAAATTGGTTCGCTGTTATATGGGCCAATTTGTGCAGTATTCATTGTTGGGATGATATCCAATAAAAAGATTCATCAGTCAACAGTTGTAGCGGGTTTTATAACTGGCATTCTGGTAAATGTGTATATTTGGCAGTTTTTACCTTCTGTCTCATGGATGTGGTGGAATGTTACAGGTTTTTTTGCTGCTATCGGTTTTCCTTATATATTTTCAATTTTTACGGATTCAGGATATGTTGATGATAGTAGCTATAATTTAAAAATTGTTTCTAGTAGCGTATGGTTTAAGGTGATAGCTCTTGGGATGTGGTTTATAGCAATTATCGGGCTTTTTAAAATAATTGAAATGGCTTTGTCACGATAA
- the speE gene encoding polyamine aminopropyltransferase translates to MPFESSVWIDEVYEMENGRTMKLKVTNKLATYDSKFQKIEIYDTKAFGRMLVLDGVFMTTEVDEMGYHEMIAHVPMCVHPNPKRVLVIGGGDGGTLREVLKHKEVEKADICEIDGDVIRLCREYMPSLSCSFDDPRVTVYTEDGAKFIADRKKAYDIILVDSSDPIGPAAVLFSEEFYKNLSECLDDDGIASTQSESIFYHPNVIVTLAQYNKKYFKVPSYYYTMVPTYPSGMIGFSFCSKKYHPIKDFKEEKAKALIPQLRYYNADIHRGAFALPQFIRSKLEGILY, encoded by the coding sequence ATGCCCTTTGAATCAAGCGTATGGATTGATGAAGTCTATGAAATGGAAAATGGAAGAACCATGAAACTAAAGGTTACCAATAAATTGGCAACCTATGATTCTAAGTTTCAGAAAATTGAAATATACGATACTAAAGCTTTTGGCAGAATGCTAGTGCTTGATGGCGTTTTTATGACAACTGAAGTGGATGAAATGGGGTATCATGAAATGATTGCACACGTTCCTATGTGTGTGCATCCCAATCCAAAACGAGTTCTTGTAATTGGAGGAGGGGATGGTGGCACATTACGCGAAGTTCTGAAACACAAAGAGGTGGAAAAAGCTGATATATGTGAGATAGATGGTGATGTCATACGCCTTTGTCGGGAATATATGCCATCATTGTCATGTTCATTTGATGATCCACGTGTAACAGTGTATACTGAAGATGGAGCAAAGTTTATAGCTGACAGAAAAAAAGCTTATGATATTATACTTGTCGATTCTTCTGATCCTATTGGGCCGGCTGCAGTTCTGTTTTCTGAAGAATTTTATAAAAATTTAAGTGAATGTCTTGATGATGATGGGATTGCATCAACACAGTCCGAATCGATATTCTATCATCCAAATGTTATTGTGACACTGGCACAATATAATAAGAAATATTTTAAAGTACCTTCATATTATTATACTATGGTACCTACCTATCCAAGTGGTATGATTGGCTTCTCCTTCTGTTCAAAGAAATATCATCCCATAAAGGATTTTAAAGAAGAAAAGGCAAAAGCACTAATTCCCCAACTCAGATATTATAATGCTGATATACATAGAGGAGCTTTTGCATTGCCCCAGTTTATACGGTCAAAATTAGAGGGCATTTTATATTAG
- the speD gene encoding adenosylmethionine decarboxylase — translation MEGLGTHIIAELFNCNEFHINNLKKVEEVLTAAAELSKATIIQPFFHKFSPYGISGVIVIAESHITIHTWPEYGYAAVDVFTCGDHDYRVAIDYITEQLEAERCVLYEMRRGVLSDSKVKNVPVIREVENVNYID, via the coding sequence ATGGAGGGTTTAGGTACACACATTATTGCGGAACTCTTCAACTGCAACGAGTTTCACATTAACAATTTAAAAAAGGTTGAGGAGGTGTTAACGGCCGCAGCCGAACTCTCTAAAGCCACTATCATCCAACCATTCTTTCATAAATTTTCTCCATACGGTATTAGCGGAGTAATCGTCATAGCCGAGTCGCATATCACAATCCATACATGGCCGGAATATGGGTATGCAGCGGTTGACGTCTTCACCTGCGGAGATCACGATTACAGAGTAGCTATCGACTATATCACTGAACAGCTGGAAGCAGAGCGGTGTGTTCTGTATGAGATGCGAAGAGGGGTGTTGAGCGATAGCAAGGTTAAAAATGTGCCAGTAATTCGGGAGGTGGAAAATGTTAACTACATTGACTAA
- a CDS encoding DUF362 domain-containing protein gives MKVIVRECTQYDVDAIKIKVISALQELQFDFSKLYNAKVAVKPNLLTSASPESAVITHPAFFKAIVQIIKQYGGFPVLIESPAVQSLQRVMKKTGYDAIVTEEDVLVADTSDYMIIHNENAHHFKRFEVPKILSECDIIFNLPKFKTHALTHITCAVKNLFGTIHGLKKSQWHIKAKTRDDFAQMLLDLYEAFYTDTKIPRTIVHVVDAITIMEGDGPGPSGTPAFLGLIGVSYNAIALDYAISQQAGFELQNMPTITMGVKRGLCPPLEQITIIRDNEVSKGRRFIPPKKSGSTKILGIPVVHKLLKNLLIAKPVPDPLKCTLCYQCKQICPVKAISSAVNGNKVPHYNYSQCIRCYCCMEICPESAITLSKPLLMQILK, from the coding sequence ATGAAGGTAATAGTTAGAGAATGTACACAATATGATGTAGATGCAATCAAAATTAAAGTTATTTCGGCGTTGCAGGAATTACAATTTGACTTTTCAAAATTGTATAATGCCAAAGTTGCAGTTAAACCTAATCTTTTGACATCTGCATCGCCTGAATCGGCAGTCATCACTCATCCTGCTTTTTTCAAGGCAATAGTGCAGATTATTAAACAGTATGGGGGATTCCCGGTCTTAATTGAATCACCAGCTGTCCAATCATTACAAAGAGTAATGAAAAAAACAGGATATGATGCGATAGTTACTGAGGAAGATGTATTGGTTGCTGATACATCAGATTACATGATAATACACAATGAAAATGCCCATCACTTTAAACGATTTGAAGTACCAAAAATTCTTTCTGAATGCGATATTATCTTTAACCTTCCAAAATTCAAGACTCATGCACTAACACACATAACATGTGCAGTAAAGAATTTATTTGGTACTATTCACGGATTAAAAAAGTCCCAATGGCATATCAAAGCAAAAACTAGGGATGATTTTGCTCAGATGCTTCTTGATTTATATGAAGCGTTTTACACAGATACTAAAATACCAAGAACCATCGTACATGTAGTTGATGCGATAACCATTATGGAAGGAGATGGTCCTGGCCCTTCGGGAACGCCAGCATTTTTAGGACTCATTGGTGTATCATATAATGCAATTGCGCTTGATTATGCTATATCGCAGCAGGCAGGCTTTGAATTACAAAACATGCCAACCATCACTATGGGGGTAAAAAGGGGTTTATGCCCACCACTGGAACAAATTACAATTATCAGGGATAATGAAGTTTCAAAAGGGCGCAGATTTATTCCTCCAAAGAAATCAGGTTCAACAAAAATTCTTGGCATACCAGTAGTACATAAATTATTAAAAAATCTCTTGATAGCAAAACCAGTACCGGATCCTTTAAAATGTACACTATGTTATCAGTGTAAGCAAATCTGCCCTGTTAAAGCTATTAGCAGTGCAGTTAATGGCAATAAGGTACCACACTACAATTATTCACAATGTATACGGTGTTATTGTTGTATGGAAATATGCCCGGAATCTGCTATTACATTATCAAAACCATTGTTAATGCAAATACTAAAATAA
- the efp gene encoding elongation factor P — MITSNDLRNGTVIKVDGDLYSVVEYQHVKLGRGGAFVQTKLKSLTKGIIVDRKFKGGEKVEDVRVEKKTLQYLYDEGDSLVFMDTQSYDQIHVDKKKASNLLNYIKEGDSVEATMHDEEILSIEPPIFVVLKVTYAEPGVKGDTATNVLKPVTVETGATVQVPIFVNEGDFIKVDTRTGEYVERVKK; from the coding sequence ATGATAACAAGTAATGATTTACGTAATGGTACGGTTATTAAAGTTGATGGCGATTTATATTCAGTTGTTGAATACCAGCATGTAAAATTGGGTCGTGGTGGTGCATTTGTCCAGACAAAATTAAAATCATTAACAAAGGGCATAATTGTAGATAGAAAGTTCAAAGGCGGTGAAAAGGTTGAAGATGTACGTGTTGAGAAAAAGACACTACAATACCTGTATGATGAAGGTGATTCTCTGGTTTTTATGGATACTCAAAGTTATGATCAAATCCATGTAGATAAGAAAAAAGCTTCAAATCTGCTTAATTATATCAAGGAAGGTGACAGTGTTGAAGCTACTATGCATGATGAAGAGATATTATCTATTGAGCCGCCAATATTTGTAGTACTGAAAGTAACATATGCTGAACCCGGGGTAAAGGGTGACACCGCTACCAATGTATTGAAACCAGTTACTGTTGAAACCGGTGCAACTGTTCAGGTTCCTATTTTTGTCAATGAAGGAGATTTTATCAAAGTTGATACCCGTACAGGCGAATATGTAGAACGTGTTAAAAAATAG
- a CDS encoding Xaa-Pro peptidase family protein, translated as MNYRTRIKKIHKRISEKNQFPYMIASLVNIKYCTGFDGTYGYLIFFEDETVFISDSRYEEYALMTLPENVHFVLQQKDIFNSVKSILKKKKIKKIFLEEHSFTLSQYRMLKEECEGVAINYGGDVVNELRVIKDDDEIDNIKKAAQITDKCFYHILKFIKPGVTEWDIAVEIEYFYKRHGCQGTSFETIVASGAGSSMPHYKTGSKKIRSGEPVLIDMGCVYRGYCSDITRTVFVNSIPESISTIYAVVKEAQQKAVDAIKAGLTTNKLDSIARDFIAAKGYAGLFGHSLGHGVGLDVHEIPAVKQNGAVALKKGMIITVEPGIYIPKKGGVRIEDMVLVTASGHEVLTKSTKEVIIL; from the coding sequence CGCATATCAGAAAAAAATCAGTTCCCATATATGATTGCAAGCCTGGTTAATATTAAATATTGTACTGGCTTTGATGGAACGTATGGGTATCTCATTTTTTTTGAAGATGAGACGGTTTTTATTTCTGATTCACGGTATGAAGAATATGCTTTAATGACACTTCCAGAAAACGTGCATTTTGTTTTGCAACAAAAGGATATTTTCAATTCAGTGAAATCTATATTGAAAAAAAAGAAAATAAAAAAGATATTTCTAGAAGAGCATTCGTTTACTCTATCGCAGTATAGAATGCTGAAAGAAGAATGCGAGGGGGTTGCTATTAATTATGGGGGAGATGTAGTAAATGAGCTACGTGTCATAAAGGATGACGATGAGATAGATAATATTAAAAAGGCTGCTCAGATAACTGATAAATGTTTCTACCATATATTAAAATTTATTAAGCCTGGTGTTACTGAATGGGACATTGCTGTTGAGATAGAATATTTTTATAAAAGACATGGATGCCAGGGTACTTCATTTGAAACTATAGTTGCATCGGGTGCAGGGTCGTCAATGCCTCATTATAAAACTGGGAGCAAAAAAATACGCTCTGGGGAACCTGTGCTTATTGATATGGGATGTGTGTACAGAGGTTATTGTTCTGATATTACTCGTACAGTTTTTGTTAATAGTATTCCTGAAAGCATAAGCACAATATATGCTGTGGTAAAAGAAGCCCAACAGAAAGCTGTTGATGCAATAAAAGCAGGCTTGACCACAAATAAACTTGACAGTATTGCACGGGATTTTATAGCTGCTAAAGGATATGCAGGATTATTTGGCCATTCGCTTGGACATGGTGTTGGGCTTGATGTTCATGAGATCCCAGCTGTGAAACAGAATGGAGCTGTTGCGCTTAAAAAAGGCATGATAATTACCGTTGAGCCTGGAATATATATCCCCAAAAAAGGGGGCGTGCGTATAGAAGATATGGTTTTGGTTACTGCATCTGGGCATGAAGTGTTAACAAAAAGCACTAAAGAAGTAATTATTTTGTGA